GACACATGGTAGATCAATTTCTTTTGCTACAGGGATAAAGATAGCAAATCCAAAACTTAAGGTTATCGCATTAGGTGGTGATGGCGATATGTCAGCAATTGGGGGCAATCATTTTATACATGCCTGCAGAAGGAATATTGATATAACAGTTATTGTATTCAATAATTTTAATTATGGTATGACGGGATATCAGTATTCACCAACAACGCCTATAGGTAAAAGGGCTTCTACTGCCCCTTATGGTATGGCTGAACAGCCTTTTGACATATGTAATTTAGCAATTGGTTCAGGGGCAACCTTTGTTGCAAGGGGCACGACCTATCATGCACTCCCGCTAGAGGGTATTCTAAAAGAGGCCTTTAACCATAAAGGCACAAGTGTTGTAGATGTTATAGAGGCATGTCCTATAGGCTTTGGAAGA
This genomic interval from Deferribacterota bacterium contains the following:
- a CDS encoding 2-oxoacid:ferredoxin oxidoreductase subunit beta; the encoded protein is MSFDYKKYLRVEKFPHIWCPGCGHGIILKAMLRAIDSVGWDKDEIVVTSGIGCASRLPGYVDFNTLHTTHGRSISFATGIKIANPKLKVIALGGDGDMSAIGGNHFIHACRRNIDITVIVFNNFNYGMTGYQYSPTTPIGKRASTAPYGMAEQPFDICNLAIGSGATFVARGTTYHALPLEGILKEAFNHKGTSVVDVIEACPIGFGRANRMGTPTQMLLWQKEHAVSVKKAEKMSKEELLDKFVIGVLHKDERVDYLTLYDKMVGLTEAK